From the genome of Paraburkholderia sp. ZP32-5:
GATCGATCGAGCGGTCGAACGGATCGGCCTGACGGCCCTGCGTCAGGTTGAGCAACTGGTCGCGCGTGAGCACCCGCTGCGGATGATCGAGAAACACGCGCAGCAGACGATACTCGGCCCCGCTCAAAGCAACCATCGTGCCGTCCGCATCGAGCAGATGACGCGCGGTGGTGTCGAGCCGCCATTCGCCGAAGCACAGCATCTGCGCCGATTCGTTCACCTGCATGCCGGGCGGCAGCATGCGCGCGCGACGCAGCACCGAACGGATGCGCGCCAGCAGCTCGCGCGCGGCGAACGGTTTGGACAGGTAATCGTCAGCGCCCATTTCGAGGCCGACGATACGATCGGCTTCCTCGTTGCGCGCGGTCAGCATCAGAACCGGCACCGTGCGGAATTTGCCGGCGCGCAGCTCGCGGCACAACTCGAGGCCGTCTTCGCCGGGCAGCATCAGGTCGAGCACG
Proteins encoded in this window:
- a CDS encoding response regulator — protein: MENPDHVLIVDDDRGIRELLAGYLEKNGMRVSLAANGRQMRAALDNGAPDLIVLDLMLPGEDGLELCRELRAGKFRTVPVLMLTARNEEADRIVGLEMGADDYLSKPFAARELLARIRSVLRRARMLPPGMQVNESAQMLCFGEWRLDTTARHLLDADGTMVALSGAEYRLLRVFLDHPQRVLTRDQLLNLTQGRQADPFDRSIDLMVSRLRQRLRDGAREPRYIKTLRSEGYVFSATVTATGEPQ